TGTGAGAAAGGTCCCTGAATAGGGATTGGGAAGGGAAAGAAACTCGATGGCATAGCTAGAATGGATGATTTCCAGCACTCACTTGTCCTCTGTTATTGCACTTCAATTGTGGGAAAGAGAGTGCTAGACAGCCACCAAAGGATATTTGAGGATTGGGTGGAGATGTCATTAACAATGCTTTGCAACTCCTGAGCATCCCATCAAAAGTATCTTTGGCAGGGGGTGAATCCAGGTTCATGTGGTTAATGTGTAAGGTGCAGGGTATTATGGCTTTTGTACCTTCTGTCCTTTATGAGACAGTTCATAGGATTGCTGATGGTAAAATAGTTGAGGTATGGGCCTGGGTTTGTAGGGATGTTGTGGTATTTCCTCTTTGGAGCTGGTGTTTATTTTCCCAGGGAGCGAGGGCTGCCCTGGAGTCCTTTAGTGAATGCAAAGACTCAGAAGTCTTTTAGTTGAAAAGGTTGGTCTTTTTAAAGGGCAAGTCCTCCATTGCATTCTGCACCTCCCTGAGAAACCTTAAGTGTAACCATGTCAGTGTTGCCCTTGATACAGCGTCCATTGCATCAGCAGTAAATTGTCATGCAGTTCTGGCCCCAAACTTGCTTTCATCAATAAGGGCCTGAAATAGAGCCCGTCTTGCTGAAGTAATTTGCCCTTAAATCTAAGATCTTTGAATAATTCAGAAAATCATACTTAGCCAAAATCACTTGATCATTATATATTTTGAACTGGAGGCTACTAGATGTTAATACCTTCCCTCACCAGCAGATCCAGATGCTTGGCTTCCTTGAGGGGGTTGGCTCTTGGATATTGCTGCCTAGATCTTTCTGTGGCAGCCTTAACAACCAGGGAATTTGGTGTGGTAAATAGAAACTCCACTCCCTTAACCAGGACAAAGTAACACCCCTCAGCCCTCTGGGGTAGGGGCGCATGTTCCCGGTCTATGGCATATGGCTCTTACTGGTTCTGGTGTGGCATCATTCATTGGGAGTGCTATCGGGCTAACCCTGTGAGTTGCAGGATGTTTAGGAGCTTGCGTTGTGTATCCTGGACCTTGATAAGGGAGATTAGGAGCTTCTCCACCACCCAGCGTAGCAGCTTTTGAAATTGTTTGTAATAATCTGGAGGGGATGGCAAAGCTGGGGTAACTGCTTCATTGGGAAATAAGGATAGCCTTGCCAGTACTGGTGGAACCAGTGGATCTAGCTTGTAGTCTTATATAAGGTCTGGCTGCTCTCTTggaagggaggagtggaatgaTTCCTTATTAGATCCCACCAACCATGGGTATCATGTATGGGGCCCACTGGCCCCAGTAGGATGGATCAAAGGTGCATCATGGAAGCCCCAAGGCATGGGGTATCACCAATCCCAAGGGGTGGTGACTGGGTAGAGGTTGGTTCCAGGAAGCTCTTGATTGCCTGTGTGAACATCTCTGTTGGAGGAGGCAATGATGATTCATTTCCTCAATGACAAAAAGGCCAGATCCACTTCAATCAGCAGTGTCAACAGTTCTGTCAGACCAAAGCTGCAGCTAATAGACAGGATGGGAGATGGACTTATCCCATAGCCCAGCAGTTCTTGGTCTTTCAACCTAGGTGGTATTGCTGCCATTGTTACTGATGGTGTAGAGTCTGGTTCCGATAAAGCCCTCTTTTTATCATGGTTCTGTGACTTAGGACATTCTAAATCTTTAGGAGCTGCGCATAGAGGCTTGTACTACCTGGACATGGTGGAATCTGTCCTCTTTGGAGTGGACTTACAGGGGGATCTGCTCTTGTGTTTCTGAGAACATTTCTTGCTCTCCTGATGAACTCTGGAGATTTGATTTCCCTTGCTCCTAAATCAGCCGTGTGGTAGGAGTGCACCTCACTGACTCTGGCCAACGtaccagggcagggagagggtccCCCAGGCTGGGTCTGCCTGGCGTCTCACAGCCTTTTCCATGAGATGGTTTTTAAGCCAGAAGTCCTGCACAGGCTGGGCATGGCTAGGGAAGGAATGACAAATATTTCACCTGCTCAACATATGCACTTTCCTAAGGCAGAAAAAGCAGTGCTGGTGGCTGTCTCTGACCAAGAACGAGCGGGGAATGAAGAGACAATTTTAAAAGCCCGGTGTTCTGGGCACAATCTAATTCCCATAAAGGGAGCCAGAAGGGTTCTCTGGGGTGGGAAATCTAATTAAACATGACttatattattaaaattatttacattAGCTACATTAAAGATAAAAGTTAAATATGTACAGATTTGGTTCCAATGTAGGCCATGAACCAGTAAGGAGGAACAGGAGAGGTGGCTggtctgccccaccccttctgctctcCTCATGTGCTGCACTGAGAGTATGGGCACAGGTGTGCACCAAAGGACACTGTTTGTAAAGCCAAATGTTTTAGCTACCAACAGTGCTACTGTACAGGATTAGAGGGAGACACAAAAACTTCTAAAAATGACTTCAAATACCTTTTCTGTATATGAAAAGTCACAATGCTAAAATCCAGAATTTTACGCCCTTCCAGGGTTATATGCAAGATGTAAGTGCTGGCTTCCACTGGGAGGGTGGAAATATTTCTTTCTATGGGGATAAGTGCTATTTCTAGCCCTAATGCCCTGTTTGGATGCCAGACTAATTTTGTGGCATTTTTAGCTACAAAAAATTGTTCCTGTATGGGACTAATCTCTttgtaaagttttatattgtaTAAATTCAATGACACTCCAAGTTACCTGAGTGGTCCATCTTTTAGATGAGATAGCGCTGATATCTGCTGGTAGAAGAGAAGGTCAGACCAGGACAGTGGCAAGATTGCTCTGATCTTCAGTCTAGTGGGTGTCGATCTTCAATCCCGGTACAAGGGAAACCTATGCTGTGTCAATATAGTCAGTATAATTTTTAGGaacaaaaaatacaaacattttcaaTTAACTAGATTTTAACTTAGATTAGTTTGTGAATGGTTACAAGAAGGTATTTGGTTTaaatgggaaagaaaaagaaaacagattcCCCAGGTTCCCATCTCTTATATCTGTGAGGGCATGCCCACAGGGTACACTGAATTTGTAACAAGCCAAAGGGGAACATTTTGGTGGGAAtccctttaaaatatttacagcATACCATTACttgaaggcttttgttttgttctgaaacaTCTCCACACAGGAAACTCTGATTcaattatatatttttgtatatttgaTTATAGTTTACATAATTCCACTGAAAAAACATGAAGTTAGAGGGAGGAAactcaaataagaaaaaaagggtTTAGTGTTTTAAATTGTGAACTGTTCTTATTCTTATGAAAAATTTAAATCTACTTGTGGTTTTTCCAGAATCCAAACAAGGAAACTCAAAGGAACATCAATTACTTTCCATATTTGTTGACAGTTTTAGTAAATATGCTGAATTAAATTTATTGCAAAGTCTCACTGCTAATTAGAGCTGCACAAATAACTGATCTGTTGGTTTACTAGCTgatccaaaaaaattaaaaaacaaatttactTCAGACCAACCAAAGAAattcccgccctccccccctcAATTGTTGGTGAACCTATAaaagttgggaaaaaaaaaaaactgtttggggctgaacaaaatgttttgcttgacccaaaatgaaacactTAATTTctgagtttttaaagaaaaataaaattgaatacttataaacaaaaagaaattttgAATAGGAAAATGGTTTGATTAATTAAAATGGTTTGATTAattaaatgtcaaaacaaaacatttttattttttaagaaatttTTTGGAGGCCTTATGGGAGGAGtttcaaccaaaacaatttcTCACAGTCAACACAAAGTCGTGAAATGTTTTGGCTGATATGAACCTGCATTTTTTGGCGAAAAAGTTTTAGccaaaaaaaatttcacccagctttaGCGCTAACACTacacaatgaaaataattaaactgAACAATAAAAAAGTGGTAGCCTGTTTGAAAGACACTTGTCAGTTAATTGGCTTACCGCAGTCCAGATGATTAAACTCATACAAAGCTGAAAAGAACGATGAAATTAAAATATTAGGCACACTTTCAGTGAAGGAGAACATTCCCAGAATCAGCATAAATGAGAAACAAAGACTCCAAAGAACCTTGGAGTGCAAGAGATGCATTTTATTGTATGCTCATTACGATGAGTAACACATTTAGAAATAATAATCCCACGTAACAGTGACAATCTTATTTTACAGCGTGTACATCATTTTTTACAGCCACATAAAACACTTATTTTTCTAAGAGATTTCCCAATTTAGCTTTCTGAAGtttagaaatataaaaaaaatttattcTCAAGGAACTGATTCTCATCTGGtgcaaaaacaaaatatgaaCATTATCTGAAACACAAAGCCACAATATAGCATGAAGTAAAGTTACAATTTATCATGTGAACAGCTCTGTGCAAACATGAAGCAACTAAAAGTAAAAAAGTACACATTATATGCATAACATTTTTGAACAGGTTTTTCATTAAATAGCCCTAGACCAGCTTGTTATATTAAGCGCCATTTGATTTGCAGCATGCTAACACAAAGCATTGTTTAAAGGGatgcatattttaaatgtatacacTGTAAACTGAAGATCCACCTCCAAACTCGAGTGGCAGCATATTTTTCTGGTTAAATACTGCATATATACTTTCTTACAGATTGAAAATGCATGTTTATAGTATGGTAGAGATTTTTAAAGAATTGATTAAAAGGTGCAATTTTATGTCTATACTGAAAATTTTATATTAGCAGGTAGGACTATAATAGCCATACCTGTTATAAACACTGCCCTAAAGAACCTCTaagtattttgtattttaattcaaGAAAACTATTGTGTTCTTTGAATCTTTTTTAATACTCCTTTTAGAGAAGATCTTAAagtagcaagaaaaaaaaagtgttgagaCAACACTATCAGCTgcattcattttttccttttaaaaaaatgacagatTCAAAGGTATTTGTCATGTGCCATACTGAACAACATTCAACTGCAGTTTCAGATAAAAAAGGGaaattatatacatacatatttttaaCCCTAGCACCGGAACACCACCTTTGAGCTCATAACATAATGCAATATTTTTAACATCATATCCTGCCATAAAAGAGGTTAGCAGCtctgaaaatagttttaaaaaattactcaCTGAACCTAGACtaataaaggaaacaaaaaggtttcccaatgaaatttttttttttttttaaaaaaaaaggggggagaaaCCCCAAAATTTGACTAATTCTGGAATACACTTTCCAGGCACAATTTAAAAACATAATGACCAAGTGATTGACTTATATTCTTTTCAAAACTGCATAAGAAGTTAGAATTGGTTGCTTTGACAAAAAGTTTGTAAATAACCCCACCACAACTGAACAGTTTTCATATTGGAGACAAATGCTGTTACTGATGAAATGGATAACACAATCATCTTCGTTTTCTCTTCTATAGCTTAACAATGTATAATACTATTAAATAGAAGACATTCAGCAATCCTTCTCCAACCTTTCAGACATTCATCCATCTTTCTGCATTCTATAGTGCTCTTTAGGTTCTGATAAGCCACAATCATAGGACTATGAGATCCCTGTCAACCTTAATACTTTTAAGACTTTTAATACAAAGAATGTAAAGTTATGATTTAATATCAAGCTTTGAAACCAGGAGAAACAgttcatgagatttttttccccaattagCATATCACAGTTTCTAAATTGCTTCCTTCTCAACATCATATATTACATTATGGCCTCTTTGTGATGCCTCATTAtatgttgatttttttctgatGGTCTACGGAATCCCTTTTTGCAGTATTCACACCTGTGTGGATAGTCTTTTGTGTGTATTGATATTACATGTCGTTTAAAGCCTGATGCATCCGTAGTGCTATATTCACAATACTGGCATTGATACACTTTTCTTCCACTGTGGGTCTTCATGTGCTTCTTAAGTTCGTTTTGCTGCCTAAATCCTCTCTTGCACCTTTTACATTTAAAAGGCAGGTCCTTGGTGTGAACTGAGAGGATATGTCCACTAAGTACAAAAGGATCTGAAGTTTTAAAGTCACAGTGCCTACACTGATGTATCTTTTTACCTTTGTGGGTTTCACTATGCTTTTTGAGCTCAGATGGACGATGGAAGCCTTTTTCACACACCTCACATTTGTGGGGAAAGTCCTTCGTGTGAACCGAAATAATGTGTCGTTTCAGGTCGCTTGAGTTGGTGCTCTTATGGTCACAATGTGGACACTGATGAGTCTTATGTCCTTGAAATAACTCTGTGTGCTGCTGAAGTTCTTTTTCATCTGTGAATGCCTGGGGACAATGCTCACATTTAAATGGTAAATCAGTCCCATGTTTGGATTTTATGTGTGTTTTTAGATTGGACTgatcagcacatctgaaaacACAGTGCTGACACTGGTATGGCTTTTCTCCTGTGTGGGTCCTCATATGCTTTTTAAGCTCAGATGGATGACGGAATCCTTTCCCACACTCAACACAAACATGAGGAAAGTTCTTGCTGTGAACTGCAAGCAGATGTCTATTCAGCAGTCCCTGTTCTGCAGTCTCATAGTCACAGTATTTGCATTTGTGTAGTTTAGGCTCCTTGTCCCTCAATATCAGTTTATTAGAACTCAATGGGCTTGCCTCTCTGTATCTCCTTGTATATTCTGTAAACTCATGGGTTTTGTCAACTTTATTTATAAGTTTATGGCTTTCCAGATGGTTGTGGAAACTTACTTTTTTGTTAGTTGTAAAGTCACAATCCGTACACTGGTATTTCTTCTTAATCATATGATCTGGGTGGTTCTTCATATGCCTTTTCAGGAATCCTCTGGATTTAAATTTTTTCCCACATATGTGACAAGGGTAAACAGTTAAGGGCTGTCCGTCAGGACCTATTATAACAGCTGTTTTCAAACAAACAGAAGATGTTATGAAGAAAACTGTTAAAAGTGCTGAATTAAAAAGAACTGCTCAAGAACATTTACTTGAACTTCACACATAGAGCAAATAGTTTAGTAGCCTGAAACAACCAAATCCCAGACATCTAAAATTTTAAATACTGTTAAAAGAGTTGACTGAAGCAAGGCATAAAACCCCATTGCTACCCCAATGCATGGGCACTGGTGACACTCGTTTACTGAATGGACCACAAATTAATGGAGAGATTGCCTTGTTAATCAACCTTTCTCCCATTCCCAATTGTGTATATCTCGCCTCCCATTCATAATCATGTAACATCCCCGTGATAACTACAGGAATTGTTTATGTGGATAAGTATTAGAAAAAAATGTATTAGATGTCTTTTAATGCAATTTGCCAGCTGGAAATTAAGAGAGTCAGCATGATGTACCAGCCAGCAATCTGTGGACCATCAGCAAATTCTCCAGG
Above is a window of Natator depressus isolate rNatDep1 chromosome 9, rNatDep2.hap1, whole genome shotgun sequence DNA encoding:
- the ZNF711 gene encoding zinc finger protein 711 isoform X5; the protein is MQREKMVYMAVKDSSQEDEDISCAEIADEVYMEVIVGEEEATSLPDTQLEDSGVNKTFVPVAWAAAYGDERRLPRRYEDCQAAGNNLDTRLENKNGNAAQYLQICDSINTNRALKQKAKKRRRGETRQWQTAVIIGPDGQPLTVYPCHICGKKFKSRGFLKRHMKNHPDHMIKKKYQCTDCDFTTNKKVSFHNHLESHKLINKVDKTHEFTEYTRRYREASPLSSNKLILRDKEPKLHKCKYCDYETAEQGLLNRHLLAVHSKNFPHVCVECGKGFRHPSELKKHMRTHTGEKPYQCQHCVFRCADQSNLKTHIKSKHGTDLPFKCEHCPQAFTDEKELQQHTELFQGHKTHQCPHCDHKSTNSSDLKRHIISVHTKDFPHKCEVCEKGFHRPSELKKHSETHKGKKIHQCRHCDFKTSDPFVLSGHILSVHTKDLPFKCKRCKRGFRQQNELKKHMKTHSGRKVYQCQYCEYSTTDASGFKRHVISIHTKDYPHRCEYCKKGFRRPSEKNQHIMRHHKEAIM
- the ZNF711 gene encoding zinc finger protein 711 isoform X2, encoding MDPGGGSLGLQTQESKMPHTMIMQDFVAGMAGTAHIDGDHIVVSVPEAVLVSDVVTDDGITLDHGLAAEVVQGPDIITETDVVTEGVIVPESVLEADVAIEEALDTSDHVLTSDLITETVRVPDQVFVADLVTGPDGHLEHVVQDSVSGADSPTMVSEEVLVTNSDTETVIQAASTVPGSTVTIKTEDDDDGKSTSEDYLMISLDDVGEKLDHIGSTPLKISTEVSHDDVSKDDGFGSEVIKVYIFKAEAEDDVEIGGTEIVTESDFHNGHSVAGVIEQGAVGRMQREKMVYMAVKDSSQEDEDISCAEIADEVYMEVIVGEEEATSLPDTQLEDSGVNKTFVPVAWAAAYGDERRLPRRYEDCQAAAVIIGPDGQPLTVYPCHICGKKFKSRGFLKRHMKNHPDHMIKKKYQCTDCDFTTNKKVSFHNHLESHKLINKVDKTHEFTEYTRRYREASPLSSNKLILRDKEPKLHKCKYCDYETAEQGLLNRHLLAVHSKNFPHVCVECGKGFRHPSELKKHMRTHTGEKPYQCQHCVFRCADQSNLKTHIKSKHGTDLPFKCEHCPQAFTDEKELQQHTELFQGHKTHQCPHCDHKSTNSSDLKRHIISVHTKDFPHKCEVCEKGFHRPSELKKHSETHKGKKIHQCRHCDFKTSDPFVLSGHILSVHTKDLPFKCKRCKRGFRQQNELKKHMKTHSGRKVYQCQYCEYSTTDASGFKRHVISIHTKDYPHRCEYCKKGFRRPSEKNQHIMRHHKEAIM
- the ZNF711 gene encoding zinc finger protein 711 isoform X4 produces the protein MDDVGEKLDHIGSTPLKISTEVSHDDVSKDDGFGSEVIKVYIFKAEAEDDVEIGGTEIVTESDFHNGHSVAGVIEQGAVGRMQREKMVYMAVKDSSQEDEDISCAEIADEVYMEVIVGEEEATSLPDTQLEDSGVNKTFVPVAWAAAYGDERRLPRRYEDCQAAGNNLDTRLENKNGNAAQYLQICDSINTNRALKQKAKKRRRGETRQWQTAVIIGPDGQPLTVYPCHICGKKFKSRGFLKRHMKNHPDHMIKKKYQCTDCDFTTNKKVSFHNHLESHKLINKVDKTHEFTEYTRRYREASPLSSNKLILRDKEPKLHKCKYCDYETAEQGLLNRHLLAVHSKNFPHVCVECGKGFRHPSELKKHMRTHTGEKPYQCQHCVFRCADQSNLKTHIKSKHGTDLPFKCEHCPQAFTDEKELQQHTELFQGHKTHQCPHCDHKSTNSSDLKRHIISVHTKDFPHKCEVCEKGFHRPSELKKHSETHKGKKIHQCRHCDFKTSDPFVLSGHILSVHTKDLPFKCKRCKRGFRQQNELKKHMKTHSGRKVYQCQYCEYSTTDASGFKRHVISIHTKDYPHRCEYCKKGFRRPSEKNQHIMRHHKEAIM
- the ZNF711 gene encoding zinc finger protein 711 isoform X3, with translation MNLTSYINGSIMSISVDDVGEKLDHIGSTPLKISTEVSHDDVSKDDGFGSEVIKVYIFKAEAEDDVEIGGTEIVTESDFHNGHSVAGVIEQGAVGRMQREKMVYMAVKDSSQEDEDISCAEIADEVYMEVIVGEEEATSLPDTQLEDSGVNKTFVPVAWAAAYGDERRLPRRYEDCQAAGNNLDTRLENKNGNAAQYLQICDSINTNRALKQKAKKRRRGETRQWQTAVIIGPDGQPLTVYPCHICGKKFKSRGFLKRHMKNHPDHMIKKKYQCTDCDFTTNKKVSFHNHLESHKLINKVDKTHEFTEYTRRYREASPLSSNKLILRDKEPKLHKCKYCDYETAEQGLLNRHLLAVHSKNFPHVCVECGKGFRHPSELKKHMRTHTGEKPYQCQHCVFRCADQSNLKTHIKSKHGTDLPFKCEHCPQAFTDEKELQQHTELFQGHKTHQCPHCDHKSTNSSDLKRHIISVHTKDFPHKCEVCEKGFHRPSELKKHSETHKGKKIHQCRHCDFKTSDPFVLSGHILSVHTKDLPFKCKRCKRGFRQQNELKKHMKTHSGRKVYQCQYCEYSTTDASGFKRHVISIHTKDYPHRCEYCKKGFRRPSEKNQHIMRHHKEAIM